The following are encoded in a window of Candidatus Campbellbacteria bacterium genomic DNA:
- a CDS encoding NUDIX domain-containing protein, with protein MEKFLKRVVPIGVLHRLLLIWLFFDRRERSAATGCIFYRDELLLIKQNYGNDVWTFPGGFVGKNEELEEGLRREVKEEVGLNLNTVSLFATSKDSRPHKNVTVHHFYAVSESKQCIIDPTEVREIKWVSIEELDKVKVDRNKMLEEIVEFHKKYERS; from the coding sequence TTGGAAAAATTTCTAAAAAGAGTTGTACCTATTGGTGTATTGCATAGGTTGTTATTGATCTGGCTCTTTTTCGACAGGCGAGAGAGGTCGGCGGCTACGGGATGCATTTTCTATCGAGATGAGTTGTTATTGATCAAGCAGAATTACGGAAATGATGTCTGGACTTTTCCCGGTGGATTTGTTGGAAAAAACGAAGAGTTGGAAGAAGGCTTAAGAAGGGAAGTTAAAGAAGAGGTTGGTTTGAATCTCAATACTGTTTCGCTTTTTGCCACTTCAAAAGATTCTAGGCCTCATAAAAATGTTACTGTGCACCACTTCTATGCGGTATCTGAATCTAAACAATGTATAATAGACCCTACGGAGGTCAGAGAGATCAAATGGGTATCTATCGAAGAGCTCGATAAAGTAAAGGTTGATAGAAATAAAATGCTCGAAGAAATAGTAGAATTTCACAAAAAATATGAACGAAGTTGA
- the murD gene encoding UDP-N-acetylmuramoyl-L-alanine--D-glutamate ligase has translation MDKKDYFKDKKITVMGLGLLGRGVGDVEFLAQKGADLTVTDIKTEEELAPSLKRLQGFNNIKFVLSGHRFEDFQSKDLIIKGAGVPLDSPYIEEARKNDIPVEMSTALFADLSGAKVVGVTGTRGKTTVAQMIFRALESEKSAGHISKNIFLGGNLQGVSTLAYLNQAEEGDIAVLELDSWQLQGFRSRGISPHISVFTTFMPDHMDYYKNDMEAYFFDKSAIYANQKTDDILIIGSSAYEYMKKYNLPAPHKNVRVCSKDDLREVPELSIAGDHNRFNARLALEALYALGVDEKVAKGHIVEFVGVSGRLEKIRVKEEITFFNDTTATTPEAAIAALDSLKDEYEIILIAGGSDKGLDIKEFAESIKDNASEIVLLSGKGTERLQADLAASKFENVQPVSSMKEAVEAALSLADSGTAVVLSPGFASFGMFKNEFDRGEQFREIINKL, from the coding sequence ATGGATAAAAAAGACTACTTTAAAGACAAGAAAATAACAGTGATGGGGCTGGGTTTGCTTGGGCGTGGGGTTGGAGATGTTGAATTTTTGGCTCAAAAGGGAGCCGATCTGACTGTTACGGATATTAAAACTGAAGAAGAATTGGCGCCGTCCTTAAAGCGTCTTCAGGGTTTTAATAATATAAAGTTTGTATTAAGTGGTCATAGGTTTGAGGATTTTCAAAGCAAAGATCTTATTATCAAGGGGGCCGGGGTGCCTCTTGATTCTCCGTATATAGAGGAGGCGAGAAAAAACGATATCCCAGTTGAGATGTCCACTGCGCTTTTTGCTGATCTTTCAGGAGCAAAAGTGGTAGGTGTTACCGGAACCAGAGGGAAAACGACAGTGGCGCAAATGATATTTAGAGCACTTGAATCAGAAAAGAGCGCAGGCCACATTTCAAAGAATATCTTTCTCGGCGGAAACTTACAGGGTGTCTCAACACTTGCTTACTTAAACCAAGCGGAAGAAGGGGATATAGCCGTACTTGAATTAGACAGTTGGCAATTGCAAGGATTTCGCAGTCGTGGCATTTCTCCCCACATCTCTGTTTTTACTACCTTTATGCCGGACCATATGGATTACTACAAGAACGATATGGAAGCATATTTTTTTGATAAGTCAGCCATATACGCAAACCAAAAAACAGACGATATTCTTATAATCGGGAGCAGCGCTTATGAGTATATGAAAAAATACAATTTGCCGGCGCCGCACAAAAACGTTCGAGTTTGTTCGAAGGATGACCTTAGAGAAGTTCCCGAGCTATCAATTGCCGGAGACCATAATCGATTTAACGCGAGACTCGCCTTAGAAGCACTGTATGCTCTCGGAGTTGATGAAAAGGTCGCGAAGGGACATATAGTCGAATTTGTTGGCGTCTCCGGGCGACTGGAAAAGATAAGAGTAAAAGAAGAAATAACGTTTTTTAACGATACGACCGCCACTACTCCTGAAGCGGCCATTGCGGCGCTTGATTCGCTTAAGGATGAATACGAGATCATATTAATAGCCGGCGGTTCGGATAAGGGGCTTGATATAAAAGAATTTGCCGAGAGCATAAAAGACAACGCCTCAGAGATAGTGTTGTTATCGGGAAAGGGAACGGAGCGTTTACAAGCAGATCTTGCGGCAAGCAAATTTGAAAACGTTCAACCCGTTTCTTCTATGAAAGAAGCCGTAGAGGCCGCTCTTTCCTTGGCTGACTCGGGTACAGCCGTAGTTCTTTCTCCGGGATTCGCCTCATTTGGAATGTTTAAAAATGAATTTGATCGGGGTGAGCAGTTTAGGGAGATTATCAATAAGCTATAA